TTCTTTGATTATCCACGAATCACAGGTCATGAACTTGGAGTGATCACAGAGGCTCTGGGTGAAGGAGTTGAAGGCTTGGAAATTGGGCAGCGTTGTTCAATTGAAGCGTATTTGGCTCAACCGGGAGACCTTGCATTCTCCAGAGGAAAAACCAATTGCACTTCGACCACTCAATGTATGGGCGTCCACGTGGATGGTGGCATGCGAGAACTGTTTATTGTTCCGGCCAACAAAATACATACCTCCTCTCTCAGTACGGAGCACCTGGCATTAGTTGAGATGCTCTGTATTGGAAATCATGCGGTTGAACGAGCAACGCTCTTGGGTGATGAAACGATCGCTGTTATCGGAGCAGGACCTATCGGACTCGGCGCCATTCAGTTTGCGCGTCAGTCCGGAACCAAGGTAGTCGCGGTGGATATTTCGGAAGAACGCTTGGCGAAATGTAAGGCGTCCTTTCCCGATGTCGAAACCTTGCAACTGACTCCTGGAGGTGAATCTCTTTTGGAAGCGTACGTTAACCAGTTTAATGGGCGCCCGGAAGTCGTCATCGAATGTACCGGAAACAATCACTCTATGGAAGCGGCCATTCTACTGCCCGACTTTGGTGGCAGGTTGGTTTTTGTGGGCATCTATGATGGAGACATCAACTTCAATGATCCCGAGTTTCATAAACGCGAGTTGAGTTTGATCGGCTCGCGCAATGCTACCGCTAAGAATTTCAAAGATGTAATTGCCCAGCTAGAGGATGGTAGTGTGAATCCGGATACGTGGATTACGCATCATTGCACGGCAGAAGAATTCCCAGGGTTGATTGAAGAGTGGCTAAAGCCGGAGTCGGGCCTCGTGAAGGGGATTGTCTCCTTCTAGTGTGCCAATGGGATGGCACCGGCGTTAGCTTAGCTGCTGCTTGCTTCGAAAAAACGATTGAAGGCTGAATTTGAAGCCGACTCAATCCAGGACTTGTCGCCTGTCAACGCAGCGGCAGTCATGGCACCTTGAAGTGAGCAATAAATCCATCGTGCACTCTCTTTAAGCTCTTCTTCGGATTTTAGATGGTCAGGAACTGAAAGAGCTTTTGTAAGCCAATCAATATTGGCTCCAACGAAATCGATAACTGCGTTTTTTACCTTCTCAGGCATGACTTCCACGTCTTTTGAAAGCACTCCACAGAGGCAGGCTTGACCGGAATCTTCAAAGGCTTTTTGAAATACCTTACAGTAGAGACGTAGCTGATCTTTGGGAGTACTTTCGGAGGGTGAAGGTTCACCCAATGCAGTTAAAAAATTAAACGTGTAACGGATGGCTACTGCTAGAGCCAGGTCTCCCTTCATCGGAAAGTGTTCGTGAATCTGTGGTAGTTCCAAGTTGAGTTCCTACGCGACTTCTCCCAAACTAAACCCATTGTAGCCACCATCACGAATCATGGATTCAGCAG
This genomic stretch from Opitutia bacterium ISCC 52 harbors:
- a CDS encoding zinc-binding alcohol dehydrogenase family protein, producing the protein MKTVILKQPGEFVFEETPETPLPGPGEVRVRVKHVGICGTDIHAYHGRQPFFDYPRITGHELGVITEALGEGVEGLEIGQRCSIEAYLAQPGDLAFSRGKTNCTSTTQCMGVHVDGGMRELFIVPANKIHTSSLSTEHLALVEMLCIGNHAVERATLLGDETIAVIGAGPIGLGAIQFARQSGTKVVAVDISEERLAKCKASFPDVETLQLTPGGESLLEAYVNQFNGRPEVVIECTGNNHSMEAAILLPDFGGRLVFVGIYDGDINFNDPEFHKRELSLIGSRNATAKNFKDVIAQLEDGSVNPDTWITHHCTAEEFPGLIEEWLKPESGLVKGIVSF